From the genome of Deinococcus sp. AJ005, one region includes:
- a CDS encoding acetyl-CoA C-acetyltransferase — MNKAVIVAASRTPTGKFLGALADVSAVELGSITLAETLRRSGLPADVIEEVIMGQVVQAGSGQNPARHAALKAGLSNEVGALTINKVCGSGLKAVILAAQSIRAGDQSAVLAGGMESMSNAPYLLPGARKGYRLGHAQVLDANMHDGLWCSINDEGMGLTGERVADKYGIGREEQDVFATRSHQRAIAAQQAGRFADEIVPVTVKGRKGNTVVDTDEGPRSDTSPETLARLKPAFKTDGSVTAGNAPGLNDAAASLLIMSEEAAAAHGLTPLAEIVDYATGGLAPEWVMMTPVPATNKLLQKLGWSAADVDLWELNEAFSVQSIAVMNELGLNPDKVNVNGGAVALGHPIGASGARILVTLLHAMKQQDKETGIATLCMGGGNGLALAVRRV, encoded by the coding sequence ATGAACAAAGCAGTGATCGTGGCGGCGTCTCGCACGCCGACGGGCAAGTTTTTGGGGGCGCTGGCCGACGTGAGCGCCGTGGAACTGGGCAGCATCACGCTGGCCGAAACCCTCCGGCGTTCGGGCCTTCCGGCAGATGTGATTGAGGAAGTCATCATGGGTCAGGTGGTGCAGGCCGGAAGCGGGCAGAACCCGGCCCGGCACGCGGCCCTCAAGGCGGGTCTGAGCAATGAAGTCGGCGCACTTACCATCAACAAGGTCTGCGGCAGCGGCCTCAAAGCCGTGATTCTGGCGGCCCAGAGCATCCGCGCGGGCGATCAGAGTGCCGTGCTGGCGGGCGGCATGGAAAGTATGAGCAACGCGCCGTATCTGCTGCCGGGGGCCAGAAAGGGCTACCGCCTCGGCCACGCGCAGGTGCTGGACGCCAACATGCACGACGGGCTGTGGTGCAGCATCAACGACGAGGGCATGGGCCTGACGGGCGAGCGCGTGGCCGACAAGTACGGCATTGGCCGCGAGGAACAGGACGTCTTCGCCACCCGCAGCCACCAGCGGGCCATTGCCGCCCAGCAGGCCGGGCGCTTTGCGGATGAAATCGTCCCCGTGACGGTCAAGGGCCGCAAGGGCAACACAGTGGTGGACACCGATGAGGGGCCGCGCAGTGACACCAGCCCCGAAACGCTGGCCCGCCTGAAACCCGCTTTCAAGACGGACGGTTCCGTGACGGCAGGCAACGCGCCCGGCCTGAATGACGCCGCCGCCAGCCTGCTGATCATGTCCGAGGAAGCCGCCGCCGCCCACGGCCTGACCCCCCTGGCCGAGATCGTGGACTATGCGACGGGCGGTCTGGCCCCCGAATGGGTGATGATGACTCCCGTTCCCGCTACCAACAAGCTGCTGCAAAAGCTGGGCTGGAGCGCGGCAGACGTGGACCTGTGGGAACTCAACGAGGCGTTCAGCGTTCAGAGCATCGCCGTGATGAACGAACTGGGCCTGAATCCCGATAAGGTGAATGTCAACGGCGGTGCGGTGGCGCTGGGACACCCGATTGGCGCGTCTGGCGCACGCATTCTGGTTACATTGCTGCACGCCATGAAGCAGCAGGACAAAGAAACTGGGATTGCCACGCTGTGCATGGGCGGGGGCAATGGGCTGGCGCTCGCCGTGCGGCGCGTCTGA
- a CDS encoding DMT family transporter yields the protein MSGVFLGLLAALAWGFADYLAQPASRRMGAMRASFVAQGFGVAALLVFLIVTGTSLFPTDASAWAWALGASTLMTAGGLAFYQSLGLGQLVVVAPIMGSYGAVTTALAWLSGERLSLLTGLGLLGVLVAVILVSLPQKAEGFQSTPAQIQGAWWAIVAAVTLGACFFVIGYGLTPRVGGVQATWMLRLCTLVFTFITLSVWQKRRSGLRPADGPGALKYAGWSGLLSTGAILVTALGLGRGEDSIVTVLGSMSIVLTTLLALLLNRERLGGVQWAGVGLAILSTVLVGLK from the coding sequence ATGAGTGGCGTGTTTCTGGGCCTGCTGGCGGCGCTGGCGTGGGGCTTTGCAGACTATCTGGCGCAACCGGCCTCGCGGCGGATGGGGGCCATGCGGGCGTCCTTTGTGGCGCAGGGCTTCGGCGTGGCGGCGCTGCTAGTCTTTCTGATCGTCACCGGCACAAGCCTATTTCCCACGGACGCGTCAGCATGGGCTTGGGCGCTGGGCGCGTCCACACTAATGACGGCGGGCGGGCTGGCCTTTTACCAGTCGCTGGGGCTGGGGCAACTGGTGGTGGTGGCCCCGATCATGGGCAGCTACGGGGCCGTGACCACCGCGCTGGCATGGCTCAGCGGCGAACGCCTGAGCCTGCTGACCGGCCTGGGTCTGCTGGGCGTGCTGGTGGCCGTAATTCTGGTCTCGCTGCCACAGAAGGCAGAGGGATTCCAGTCTACCCCGGCGCAGATTCAGGGCGCGTGGTGGGCCATCGTCGCCGCCGTGACCCTGGGCGCATGTTTCTTCGTCATCGGCTACGGCCTCACGCCCCGCGTGGGCGGCGTTCAGGCGACGTGGATGCTGCGGCTGTGTACCCTGGTCTTCACCTTCATCACGCTGAGCGTGTGGCAGAAGCGCCGTTCTGGACTCCGCCCCGCCGATGGGCCAGGAGCGCTGAAATACGCCGGATGGTCTGGGTTGCTGTCCACCGGAGCCATTCTCGTGACTGCGCTGGGCCTGGGGCGCGGTGAGGACAGCATCGTGACTGTACTGGGCAGCATGTCCATCGTGCTGACCACGTTGCTGGCGCTGCTGCTGAACCGCGAACGCCTGGGCGGCGTGCAATGGGCAGGGGTGGGGCTGGCCATCCTCAGCACCGTGCTGGTGGGTCTCAAGTAG
- a CDS encoding nucleoside triphosphate pyrophosphohydrolase has protein sequence MSKLVRNHIPDLFGGTSRPLNPAEFRSALCAKLGEEVGEYLESGEVLELADVLEVVYTLAKLDGVGREELEAMRAQKAEERGGFAARLWWEAPST, from the coding sequence ATGAGCAAACTCGTGCGGAACCACATTCCAGACCTCTTCGGCGGCACATCCCGCCCCCTGAACCCGGCTGAATTTCGTTCTGCCCTTTGCGCAAAACTGGGCGAGGAGGTGGGCGAGTATCTGGAATCCGGCGAGGTGCTGGAGCTGGCGGACGTGCTGGAAGTGGTGTATACGCTGGCGAAACTGGACGGCGTAGGTAGGGAAGAGTTGGAGGCCATGCGCGCACAGAAGGCAGAGGAACGTGGCGGTTTCGCGGCCCGCCTGTGGTGGGAAGCTCCTTCTACTTGA